Proteins from a genomic interval of Niabella soli DSM 19437:
- the sucD gene encoding succinate--CoA ligase subunit alpha: MAVLVNKNSKVLVQGFTGTEGTFHATQMIEYGTNVVGGVTPGKGGSTHLERPVFNTVAECVQQTGANVSIIFVPPAFAADAIMEAADAGIELVVCITEGIPVQDMVAVKNFLQGTKTRLIGPNCPGVITAGECKVGIMPGFVFKQGRVGIVSKSGTLTYEAADQVAKAGLGISTAIGIGGDPIIGTTTKEAVELFMQDDATDAIVMIGEIGGGMEAEAARWIKETGNKKPVVGFIAGQTAPPGRRMGHAGAIVGGAEDTAAAKMKIMGDCGIHVVSSPADIGKTMAAITKK, encoded by the coding sequence ATGGCAGTTTTGGTCAATAAAAATTCTAAGGTACTGGTTCAGGGATTTACCGGCACGGAAGGCACCTTCCACGCTACACAAATGATAGAATACGGTACCAATGTAGTAGGAGGCGTAACACCCGGTAAGGGCGGAAGCACGCACCTGGAGCGCCCGGTTTTTAATACGGTTGCCGAGTGTGTACAGCAAACCGGAGCCAATGTAAGTATCATTTTTGTACCGCCGGCATTTGCGGCAGATGCCATTATGGAAGCGGCTGATGCAGGAATTGAGCTGGTTGTTTGTATTACGGAAGGCATCCCGGTTCAGGATATGGTGGCCGTTAAGAACTTTTTACAAGGCACAAAAACCCGGTTGATCGGGCCTAACTGCCCCGGTGTGATCACTGCTGGTGAGTGTAAAGTAGGTATTATGCCCGGATTTGTATTTAAGCAGGGACGCGTAGGTATTGTTTCAAAATCAGGAACCCTTACCTATGAAGCCGCAGATCAGGTGGCTAAGGCCGGATTGGGTATCAGCACTGCCATCGGTATTGGCGGAGACCCCATCATTGGAACCACCACAAAAGAAGCCGTGGAATTATTTATGCAGGATGACGCAACCGATGCTATCGTAATGATTGGCGAGATCGGTGGGGGCATGGAAGCCGAAGCGGCCAGATGGATAAAAGAAACCGGCAACAAAAAACCTGTAGTGGGTTTTATCGCTGGTCAAACCGCACCTCCCGGTCGTCGTATGGGACATGCCGGCGCTATTGTAGGCGGAGCAGAAGATACGGCGGCTGCTAAAATGAAGATCATGGGTGATTGCGGTATTCACGTAGTAAGCAGCCCGGCGGATATTGGTAAAACAATGGCAGCGATTACTAAAAAATAA
- a CDS encoding response regulator yields MEAGKKIFIIDDDPIHRLLMSKLFERQPKSCKLSFFENGQKGLAALETIIAEKTEALPDIILLDIEMPLMNGWQFMDKYSALPGEIKKQIRVYMVSSSFSDQDQERVKDYPDIQDYVVKPLRMEKIIELLD; encoded by the coding sequence ATGGAAGCAGGAAAAAAAATATTTATTATTGACGATGATCCGATACACCGGCTTTTGATGAGCAAGCTTTTCGAACGGCAGCCCAAAAGCTGTAAGCTTTCTTTTTTTGAAAATGGTCAGAAAGGGCTTGCCGCTTTGGAAACAATAATTGCAGAAAAAACCGAAGCGCTCCCCGATATTATTCTTCTGGACATAGAAATGCCCTTAATGAACGGCTGGCAGTTTATGGACAAATACAGTGCCTTGCCCGGGGAAATAAAAAAGCAGATACGTGTTTATATGGTTAGCTCTTCCTTTTCCGATCAGGATCAGGAAAGGGTAAAAGACTATCCGGATATACAGGACTATGTGGTAAAACCCCTGCGCATGGAAAAAATTATAGAGCTCCTGGATTGA
- a CDS encoding FAD-binding and (Fe-S)-binding domain-containing protein codes for MDFKELEQGFAGELFYGNNSLHHAQRMVYATDASVYQELPLAVALPKTEEDLKALIRFATKEHISLIPRAAGTSLAGQVVGNGIVVDISKYFKKIIEINASERWVHLQPGIIRDDLNAFLKPYGLFFAPETSTASRAMIGGMIGNNSCGLHSMVWGDTRKHLLEAKVLLSDGEKALFRNYSDQEIKSKAAQETLEGAIYRQLADVLDNENNKTTIKNNYPKRSLARRNTGYALDVLLEERESGDGGFNLCKLLAGSEGTLAFVTEAKLNLLPLPPAKDALVCIHCSSLGESLHANNIVLQHAPMASELVDKYIMDFTKGHPVYHNNRFFIEGEPEALLMVEFMEDTDEALDIKTNRLIEDLKEKGLGYAYPVIKGAKTKLVWDIRKAGLGLIRNMPGDTQPVNLIEDCAVSPEDLPAYIAELQQLLDQYGLSASYYAHAGAGELHVEPMINLKTAQGKETFRDLLKDTVPLVKKYNGSLSGEHGDGRLRGEFIAAAMGADVYALLKGVKNIFDPETIFNANKIVDTPKMNEQLRYAPDQQQVAIETLFDYSGQENILRLTEKCSGSGDCRKSHVTGGTMCPSYMATLQEKDTTRARANILRQFLTNAGTGAPFNHPEIKEVMDLCLSCKACKSECPSSVDITKLKAEFLQHYYDANGVPFRSRLIASFTQSQRLGIKIPGIYNAVVKNKLLSGIIKKIAGFAPGRSLPEVGKTTLRNWFEKYQRQQPQRFERKVFLFCDEFTNYNDVAIGKRTIQLLNALGYGVVIPPHKESGRTWLSKGLVRKAKEIITGNVQQLSALVTAGQPLIGIEPSALLTFRDEAPELVPAHLRNEAKQLAAHSFLIEEFLAGEYEKGAIREEQFTTEKRMVKLHGHCYQKSFGIVPSVQKILSIPVNYYVEQIPSGCCGMAGSFGYEKEHYSLSMKIGELVLLPAVRGADAATIIAASGTSCRHQIKDGTGRKSLHPVEVLWEALKK; via the coding sequence ATGGATTTTAAAGAACTGGAACAAGGTTTTGCCGGTGAACTTTTTTACGGCAACAATAGCTTGCATCACGCGCAACGGATGGTATACGCCACTGATGCTTCCGTTTACCAGGAACTTCCCTTAGCAGTAGCCCTTCCCAAAACGGAGGAAGATTTGAAGGCATTGATCCGCTTTGCAACGAAAGAGCACATCTCTTTAATACCCCGGGCTGCAGGCACTTCGTTGGCAGGCCAGGTAGTGGGTAACGGGATAGTGGTGGATATCTCAAAATATTTTAAAAAGATCATCGAAATAAATGCCAGTGAACGATGGGTGCACCTGCAACCAGGAATTATCCGGGACGACCTCAATGCTTTTTTGAAACCCTATGGACTGTTTTTTGCCCCGGAGACGTCCACTGCCAGCCGGGCTATGATCGGCGGTATGATCGGTAATAATTCCTGTGGGCTGCATTCCATGGTTTGGGGCGATACCAGGAAGCATTTGCTGGAGGCAAAAGTGTTGCTCAGCGATGGAGAGAAAGCGCTTTTCAGGAATTATAGCGATCAGGAAATTAAAAGTAAGGCCGCGCAGGAAACGCTGGAAGGGGCTATCTACCGGCAACTGGCAGATGTACTGGATAATGAAAATAATAAGACAACGATTAAAAATAATTATCCCAAACGTTCGCTGGCGCGAAGAAATACCGGTTACGCGCTGGACGTTTTGCTGGAAGAACGGGAATCAGGTGATGGCGGCTTTAATCTTTGTAAACTGCTGGCGGGTTCGGAAGGAACGCTGGCTTTTGTAACGGAAGCCAAACTGAACCTGCTTCCCTTGCCGCCTGCCAAAGACGCATTGGTTTGCATTCACTGCTCGTCGCTGGGCGAATCGCTTCACGCAAATAATATTGTTTTGCAGCACGCGCCCATGGCATCGGAACTGGTGGATAAATATATTATGGATTTTACCAAAGGCCATCCAGTGTATCATAATAACCGGTTTTTTATTGAAGGGGAGCCGGAAGCCCTGCTGATGGTAGAATTTATGGAGGATACGGATGAGGCGCTGGATATAAAAACCAACCGGCTGATTGAAGATCTTAAAGAAAAAGGATTAGGCTATGCTTACCCCGTGATCAAAGGCGCTAAAACCAAGCTGGTATGGGATATCCGCAAAGCGGGTTTGGGCCTGATCCGGAATATGCCCGGAGATACCCAGCCGGTGAACCTGATCGAAGACTGCGCAGTGTCGCCGGAAGACCTCCCCGCCTATATTGCGGAGCTGCAACAATTATTGGATCAGTACGGATTGTCCGCATCTTACTATGCCCATGCCGGCGCCGGTGAACTGCATGTGGAACCAATGATCAATTTAAAAACGGCACAGGGAAAAGAAACATTCAGGGACCTGCTGAAAGACACCGTACCCCTGGTTAAAAAATACAACGGGTCTTTAAGTGGCGAGCATGGCGACGGTCGCTTACGCGGGGAATTTATTGCAGCCGCCATGGGGGCCGATGTCTATGCCTTGTTAAAGGGGGTAAAGAATATTTTTGATCCGGAAACCATTTTTAACGCCAATAAAATTGTAGATACGCCCAAAATGAATGAGCAGTTGCGCTATGCCCCGGACCAGCAACAGGTAGCCATTGAAACGCTGTTCGATTATTCCGGTCAGGAAAATATACTGCGGTTAACCGAAAAATGCTCCGGTTCGGGCGATTGCCGGAAATCGCATGTAACAGGCGGTACCATGTGCCCCTCCTATATGGCAACCCTGCAGGAGAAAGATACTACCCGTGCCCGTGCCAATATCTTACGACAGTTTTTGACGAATGCCGGAACGGGCGCGCCCTTTAATCATCCGGAAATAAAAGAAGTGATGGATCTCTGCCTGAGTTGCAAAGCCTGTAAGTCGGAATGCCCGTCCAGCGTGGATATTACCAAATTAAAAGCCGAATTTCTGCAGCATTATTATGACGCGAATGGCGTCCCTTTCCGCTCCCGGCTGATCGCTTCGTTTACCCAATCACAAAGACTGGGAATTAAAATCCCTGGCATTTACAATGCCGTTGTAAAAAATAAATTACTATCCGGTATTATAAAAAAGATCGCGGGATTTGCACCGGGCCGGTCCCTGCCGGAAGTGGGAAAAACCACTTTGCGCAATTGGTTTGAAAAATATCAAAGACAGCAACCGCAGCGCTTTGAACGCAAGGTGTTTTTGTTTTGCGATGAGTTTACCAACTATAATGATGTTGCTATTGGGAAAAGGACCATACAACTTTTAAATGCGCTGGGTTATGGAGTAGTAATACCGCCTCATAAAGAAAGCGGTCGCACCTGGTTGTCAAAAGGATTGGTTCGCAAAGCGAAAGAAATAATCACCGGTAATGTGCAGCAATTATCCGCACTGGTTACGGCCGGTCAGCCGCTGATCGGCATAGAACCCAGTGCCCTGCTCACATTCAGGGATGAAGCGCCTGAGCTAGTGCCCGCGCATTTAAGAAATGAAGCAAAACAATTGGCTGCCCATAGCTTTTTAATTGAGGAGTTTTTAGCAGGGGAGTATGAAAAGGGCGCGATCCGCGAAGAGCAGTTTACCACTGAAAAGCGCATGGTAAAACTGCACGGGCATTGCTATCAGAAATCGTTTGGTATTGTGCCATCAGTTCAGAAGATACTGAGCATCCCTGTAAATTATTATGTGGAGCAGATCCCTTCCGGCTGCTGCGGTATGGCGGGCTCCTTTGGATATGAGAAAGAACATTATTCCCTGTCTATGAAAATAGGAGAGCTGGTCTTGTTGCCCGCTGTTCGCGGTGCGGATGCAGCTACTATTATTGCTGCTTCAGGAACCAGTTGCCGTCACCAGATCAAAGATGGAACGGGGCGCAAAAGCCTGCACCCGGTGGAAGTGTTGTGGGAGGCGCTGAAAAAGTAA